The following are encoded in a window of Anoplopoma fimbria isolate UVic2021 breed Golden Eagle Sablefish chromosome 3, Afim_UVic_2022, whole genome shotgun sequence genomic DNA:
- the ankrd12 gene encoding ankyrin repeat domain-containing protein 12 isoform X1, translated as MAKPGSDRDGAMVDKQAGKKSKDKLSPFTKTPKLDRSELLGKEGKAKSSMKRKLSFTTSPLRTEERDSDTDDSDPGQSSETWGERLVPPCRIYADKDVPDKKKVKKESGAKKSQAPNLLFGYPLSERKQMALLMQMTANSPDSTPSHPSQTTPVQKKVPSSASSRQKDKVNKRNERGETPLHMAAIRGDAKQVKELISLGADVNVKDFAGWTPLHEACNLGYYDVAKVLIAAGAEVNTQGLDDDTPLHDASSSGHKDIVKLLLRHGGNAFQANKRGERPVDVADSQELEQLLKGEVPLSDQEDTSSGELLFSAESEEVLSVNPSSVDDNLEDSDTEKDSDGKPTTKPSSSVPGLDEYEFKDEEEEEDLSKALNDRHILRRELRQREKEEKERNHVAGKQSGKGDSTAKSKKPKSSRVHCSSDTSSDEMESLSEKRCSPTCSQSSESLKADTRSKKENAEQKDKDKDKGKVKKKSKSQNKNKENQEDGKENSKTLVLSLATVSESTEKCREEDSFKMSFSPKDDSSVHLFHLSSIKSPKLNHSLTDKQTPLKQENTKMCISISDSSCPVDGVKYNHYAEADYCTEGSSTKGCKHKEKSKHQQKDSSGDGDDGHLSPYKDGSIGNSVDSSEGALRKTELDGKVVKKHKLKHKEKDKHRREYEAERSRHRQKEARKDSHRNLEFDREFWKENFFKSDETDEHLPVKKEGEDNSSLQKTSDSPPVKDERNAKEKHASSKEKRPREEREKDKAVKRERKEAAGKEEKVKDSKLSERDERVDCHGSGRIPDDSLQSNSMKEETEEKPISGITADQEQLELSEKGSRDKTDKRLPGKEKDSEKMEKRHPDKEKKVKTEHADKAEVQNSVDRWKEKERTGSFSSHSPGDKNYKENDKLKSLSSTKKHEDSRKNKDKFDKRSDRERQDREYGVGDHREKERTNSDKRGKPLEKNTDHGKSDRSKEKDCDRKKRDKIKDGTLSSSSNLKLLLEEKKSYLSESGKSLSAKSKEEVVRTPEKDRDRRDRDRDSDKHKEKDKERHKDRSQQAKISKAKANETDADKAKSKASPATRDTKPKEKRLVNDDLMQTSFERMLSLKDQEIEQWHRKHLEKIKQKERERLKQRPLADPGKSKPKDRTKTEPCLSKELMRSKSSEASDVHSRDKALKDGTSPRTMSLDGKSLPSIGAKVMSAVENCLTRSPRPESERGGFMSRSVSLVSVASSEDSCQATTLTPRHVEYDSDMNLEASDSQPAFLQSSLVIQATRSPSVHDKDCNSLPDVPQSNRTLLPSRHESPYLRAILDEDANSSTEGKAVGNHPIPSQPTEEPGTREPSAETEESLNSQQQWMNSVCDSAIERAASPPGVITPQMLNKDPQSKSLTLPECSSSQTESTEQKTLPSSDPPVEKDIQCPTENSQAECSNKDSDQTSTPTACLPAEQPELTNTKPLQLTEPLTVPGVEILQQTESGTTHASDLRDEPLESADGAEEESMETEGFRTEVRGSPVPSTSSHIPSSAAGETLPGFSQTIMESRCSQEDLDANDQDCKNSRLPSDAAAPCPDAEMERKDSTPPASFDGASPEHKAEEMTDLPQSSEINSGAAVSFTTESSSVEDSVATEGSSESTADAGSEPMEVTPADERPESSLAGGEQSQSAVQSAIQTDSSSSGSSGSSSSSSSNSSSSSTCSASGSCSPQSGDRDSDSSGARHKVRSGDEDVDMHVPHPRKRKMPKASGSQPYSATQHDRERGQQSLAAIVDSVKLEEIQPYQTERANPYYEFLHIRKKIEEKRKVLCSVTPQPPQYYDEYVTFNGSYLLDGNPLSKLCIPTITPPPSLPEQLKEMFKQQEVVRMKLRLQHSIEREKLIVSNEQEVLRVHYRAARTLANQTLPFSACTVLLDAEVYNMPQDVQNDDGKTSVRDRFNARQFMSWLQDVDDKFDKLKTCLLMRQQHEAAALNAVQRLEWQLKLQELDPATYKSTSIFEIPEFYIPLVEVNDDFDLTPI; from the exons ATGGCCAAACCTGGGAGCGACAGAGATGGAGCCATGGTGGATAAGCAGGCGGGGAAGAAG AGCAAAGACAAGTTGTCCCCTTTCACCAAAACTCCGAAGTTGGACCGGAGTGAATTGCTGGGGAAAGAAGGAAAAGCCAAGTCTTCCATGAAGCGCAAGCTCTCCTTCACTACCAGTCCGCTCCGGACTGAGGAGCGAGACTCAGACACTG ATGACTCAGACCCAGGCCAGTCGAGTGAGACCTGGGGAGAGAGATTAGTGCCTCCCTGCAGGATATACGCAG ATAAAGATGTACCAGACAAGAAGAAGGTGAAAAAGGAGTCTGGGGCCAAGAAGTCCCAGGCTCCCAACCTTCTGTTTGGGTATCCACTGTCAGAGCGCAAACAGATGGCTCTCCTAATGCAGATGACTGCCAACAGTCCAG ACTCTACTCCCAGTCACCCCTCACAAACGACCCCTGTGCAGAAGAAAGTCCCCAGCAGCGCCTCATCTCGACAGAAGGACAAGGTCAACAAGAGGAACGAGCGAGGGGAGACTCCCCTTCACATGGCGGCCATCAGGGGAGATGCCAAGCAAGTTAAAGAGCTCATTAGCCTGGGAGCTGACGTCAACGTCAAAGACTTTGCAG GTTGGACTCCTCTTCATGAAGCCTGTAATCTTGGTTACTACGACGTGGCCAAGGTCTTAATAGCAGCAGGTGCAGAAGTGAACACACAGGGTCTGGATGACGACACGCCACTTCACGATGCTTCTAGCAGCGGGCATAAAGAT ATTGTGAAATTGCTGCTGCGCCACGGTGGAAACGCCTTTCAGGCCAACAAACGCGGGGAGCGGCCCGTGGATGTGGCAGACTCTCAGGAGCTGGAGCAGCTATTAAAGGGAGAGGTGCCACTGTCGGACCAAGAGGACACCTCTTCAG gtgAACTTCTCTTCTCTGCAGAGTCTGAAGAAGTGCTGTCTGTCAATCCATCCAGTGTAGATGACAACCTGGAAGACTCCGACACTGAAAAGGACTCTGACGGCAAACCGACCACGAAACCATCATCGTCCGTTCCGGGTCTGGACGAGTATGAGTTCAAggacgaagaagaggaggaggatctcAGCAAAGCCCTGAACGACAGACACATTCTCCGGAGGGAACTACGGCAGCGtgagaaggaggaaaaagagaggaatcATGTGGCAGGAAAACAGAGTGGAAAAGGGGATTCCACCGCAAAGTCCAAAAAGCCGAAGAGTTCTCGTGTCCACTGCAGCTCGGATACCTCCAGCGATGAAATGGAGAGCCTTTCGGAGAAAAGGTGTTCCCCCACCTGCTCTCAGAGCTCAGAGAGCCTCAAGGCAGACACGAGGTCTAAAAAGGAGAATGCTgagcagaaagacaaagacaaagacaagggCAAAGTCAAGAAGAAGAGCAAAAGCCAGAATAAGAACAAGGAAAACCAAGAGGATGGGAAAGAGAACAGCAAAACACTGGTCCTCTCTCTCGCAACCGTGTCGGAGAGCACAGAAAAGTGTAGAGAGGAAGACTCGTTCAAGATGTCTTTCAGTCCTAAAGACGACTCATCCGTCCACCTCTTCCATTTGTCGTCCATAAAATCTCCAAAACTGAACCACAGCCTGACGGATAAACAAACACCACTCAAACAGGAGAATACTAAGATGTGCATTTCCATCAGTGACAGCTCATGTCCGGTGGACGGCGTCAAATACAACCACTACGCAGAGGCAGACTACTGCACTGAAGGCTCTAGCACCAAGGGGTGTAAGCACAAGGAGAAGAGCAAGCATCAGCAGAAAGACTCCAGTGGAGACGGGGACGACGGTCATTTGAGTCCTTACAAAGACGGTAGCATAGGAAACAGCGTAGACAGCTCTGAAGGTGCCTTACGGAAGACCGAGTTAGACGGCAAAGTGGTAAAGAAGCATAAACTTAAACATaaggagaaagacaaacacaggaggGAATACGAGGCGGAGCGCAGCCGCCACAGGCAGAAGGAGGCCAGGAAAGACAGCCACAGGAATTTGGAGTTTGACAGAGAGTTCTGGAAAGAgaattttttcaaaagtgatgagaCGGATGAACATCTGCCAGTGAAAAAGGAAGGTGAAGACAATAGTTCACTTCAGAAAACCTCTGATTCACCTCCTGTCAAAGATGAGAGAAACGCCAAGGAGAAACACGCAAGCAGCAAGGAAAAGAGGCCGAGAGAGGAGCGAGAAAAAGACAAGGCGGTGAAAAGAGAGCGGAAGGAGGCTGCTGGTAAAGAGGAGAAGGTAAAGGATTCAAAGCTGAGTGAGCGTGACGAGAGAGTGGACTGCCACGGCTCAGGGCGGATTCCTGACGATTCGCTGCAGAGCAACAGCATGAAAGAAGAGACGGAGGAGAAACCCATAAGTGGGATCACAGCTGATCAGGAACAGCTGGAGCTCTCTGAAAAAGGCTCACGTGATAAAACTGACAAGAGGCTCCCAGGAAAAGAGAAGGATtcagagaaaatggagaaaaggcATCCTGACaaggaaaaaaaggttaaaacgGAGCACGCAGACAAAGCCGAAGTACAGAACTCAGTGGATCGttggaaggaaaaagaaagaacaggAAGCTTTTCTTCCCACTCGCCTGGagataaaaactacaaagagaatGATAAGCTAAAATCTTTATCCTCAACCAAAAAGCATGAGGAcagcaggaaaaataaagataagtTCGACAAGCGGTCTGATAGGGAGAGGCAGGACAGAGAATATGGTGTTGGGGATCACAGAGAAAAGGAACGCACCAACTCTGATAAGAGAGGAAAACCTCTTGAGAAGAACACGGATCACGGTAAATCTGATCGTTCAAAAGAAAAGGACTGTGacaggaaaaagagagacaaaataaaagatgggACTCTGTCCTCAAGCTCCAATCTGAAATTACTTttagaagagaagaagagctaTTTGTCCGAGAGTGGCAAGTCCTTATCTGCAAAATCAAAGGAGGAAGTTGTGAGAACACCAGAGAAGGATCGCGACCGCAGAGACCGGGACAGAGACTCGGATAAACACaaggagaaggacaaggagCGCCACAAAGACCGCTCCCAGCAGGCCAAAATCAGCAAGGCCAAAGCCAACGAGACGGATGCAGACAAGGCCAAATCAAAAGCCTCGCCAGCAACACGGGACACCAAGCCCAAAGAGAAGAGGCTCGTGAACGACGACCTGATGCAGACAAGCTTTGAGCGCATGCTCAGCCTGAAGGACCAGGAGATTGAGCAGTGGCATCGCAAACACCtggagaaaatcaaacaaaaggaGCGGGAAAGGCTTAAACAGAGGCCTCTGGCAGATCCAGGGAAGTCCAAGCCTAAAGACAGGACAAAGACCGAACCGTGCCTGAGTAAGGAGCTCATGCGCTCCAAAAGCTCTGAGGCCTCTGATGTCCACAGCAGAGATAAAGCCCTGAAGGACGGCACCAGCCCCAGAACAATGTCGCTCGATGGAAAGAGTCTGCCTTCTATCGGCGCAAAGGTCATGTCCGCCGTGGAAAACTGTCTGACCAGATCGCCCCGACCAGAGAGTGAACGCGGCGGCTTCATGTCCAGGTCGGTGTCCTTGGTTTCCGTCGCCAGCTCCGAGGATTCGTGTCAGGCGACGACGTTAACGCCCAGACACGTTGAATACGACTCCGACATGAACCTGGAAGCCTCAGACTCTCAGCCTGCATTCCTCCAGTCTTCCCTCGTCATTCAAGCCACCAGATCGCCGTCGGTTCACGACAAAGATTGCAACAGTCTTCCAGATGTGCCGCAAAGTAATCGGACGCTGCTGCCCAGCAGACACGAATCCCCGTACCTCAGGGCCATTCTGGACGAGGATGCCAACTCATCTACTGAAGGTAAAGCTGTTGGAAATCACCCGATACCCAGCCAGCCTACCGAAGAGCCGGGAACAAGAGAGCCCTCAGCCGAAACAGAAGAGAGCCTCAACAGTCAACAACAATGGATGAATTCAGTTTGTGATTCCGCCATAGAGAGAGCAGCGAGCCCTCCTGGAGTTATAACACCACAGATGTTGAACAAAGATCCTCAGAGCAAAAGCCTGACACTTCCAGAGTGCAGTAGCTCTCAAACAGAGTCAACAGAGCAGAAAACTCTTCCCTCCTCTGATCCTCCTGTTGAGAAGGACATCCAGTGTCCAACAGAGAATTCACAGGCAGAGTGCAGTAACAAGGATTCAGATCAAACATCGACACCTACAGCTTGTCTACCTGCAGAGCAGCCAgagctcacaaacacaaaaccccTCCAGCTGACGGAACCGCTCACTGTTCCTGGTGTGGAGATCCTGCAGCAAACCGAATCGGGTACCACACATGCTTCTGACCTTAGAGATGAACCTCTTGAGAGTGCTgatggagcagaggaggagagtatGGAAACAGAGGGCTTCAGAACAGAGGTCAGAGGAAGTCCTGTACCCTCCACCAGTTCACACATTCCCAGCTCCGCAGCAGGGGAGACCTTGCCAGGCTTTAGCCAAACAATCATGGAGTCCAGATGTTCTCAAGAGGATCTGGATGCAAATGACCAAGACTGCAAGAACTCAAGACTCCCCAGTGACGCTGCAGCTCCATGTCCCGATgctgagatggagagaaaggacAGTACACCTCCAGCATCATTCGATGGTGCGAGCCCCGAACACAAGGCTGAGGAGATGACCGACCTCCCACAGAGCTCAGAGATCAACAGTGGCGCTGCCGTTTCTTTCACAACGGAGAGTTCATCAGTTGAGGACAGCGTGGCGACAGAGGGCTCGTCTGAATCTACAGCAGACGCCGGCTCCGAGCCGATGGAGGTGACGCCTGCCGACGAGCGACCAGAGTCATCTTTAGCCGGAGGAGAGCAAAGTCAAAGCGCCGTCCAGTCGGCAATTcagactgacagcagcagcagcggcagcagtggcagcagcagcagcagcagcagcaacagcagtagcagcagcacctgcagcgCCTCAGGGAGCTGCTCTCCGCAATCTGGAGACCGGGATTCTGATTCTTCGGGGGCCAGGCACAAGGTTCGCTCTGGGGACGAGGACGTGGACATGCATGTTCCCCACCCGCGCAAGAGGAAGATGCCTAAAGCGTCGGGCTCCCAGCCGTACTCGGCGACTCAGCATGACAGGGAGAGAGGCCAGCAGTCTCTAGCTGCTATTGTGGACTCCGTGAAGCTGGAGGAGATTCAGCCGTACCAGACGGAGAGGGCCAACCCGTACTACGAGTTCCTGCACATCCGGAAGAAGATCGAGGAGAAGCGCAAGGTCCTGTGCAGCGTCACCCCACAGCCACCGCAGTATTATGATGAATATGTGACCTTCAACGGATCCTACCTCTTAGATGGAAACCCACTCAGCAAGCTCTGCATACCAACT ATAACTCCGCCTCCATCATTACCAGAGCAGCTGAAAGAGATGTTCAAACAGCAAGAGGTGGTCCGTATGAAACTACGACTACAACACAGCATTGAAAGG GAAAAGCTGATTGTTTCAAATGAACAGGAAGTCTTACGTGTCCATTACCGGGCAGCGAGAACACTAGCCAATCAGACTCTGCCTTTCAGTGCCTGTACCGTTTTATTGGATGCTGAAGTGTACAACATGCCTCAAGACGTCCAG AATGACGATGGCAAAACGTCAGTCAGAGACCGATTCAACGCCCGGCAGTTCATGTCCTGGTTACAAGATGTTGATGACAAGTTTGACAAACTGAAG ACGTGTCTTCTGATGAGGCAGCAGCACGAGGCGGCGGCCCTGAACGCTGTGCAGCGTCTGGAGTGGCAGCTCAAGCTGCAGGAGCTGGACCCGGCCACCTACAAGTCCACCAGCATCTTCGAGATTCCAGAGTTCTACATCCCACTCGTGGAGGTCAACGACGACTTCGACCTCACCCCGATATGA